One genomic window of Coregonus clupeaformis isolate EN_2021a chromosome 12, ASM2061545v1, whole genome shotgun sequence includes the following:
- the LOC121578738 gene encoding migration and invasion-inhibitory protein — MASTERLSALRERNKDLLMQLRHQTERLLTITGTKGSSENDSNRTAQNNTTKNPGQNKEKSPSAENMVTLVDGDLCTARSVLSKPTVQFKERDNTETQTTAPLRTEGEAVESVNVTLCQTSTPYLITGTKLKPGQAAEHTTVHTGLIQDRGNGSPASLVRSLDIRRPYTRPIRYNQESDRREVGKVTFQSPGLEQTSASDRQRLQPLLGYDWIAGIVDAESSLTERSEQFFSDLRTFRQVNRDECVHSQQAGLSEEDLSPPPLSIEKEDQQHTMDTHQCTFCYRINSRLFPTPLDSQESCPVCKKPKSQIPHTVAEPAFIRVSIPRSTLLPAYQYKAHRRCSFDPSDTLGLPSHCLSGWSNTVPSTGPQLSSLDLRSSVDMKAAFCGVPSAQPQSKEQLDLSVSRVSGSQRSDQLLDVSRLAGYRFQRLPPNNKPHSPSYPVF; from the exons ATGGCCTCGACCGAACGGTTGAGTGCCTTGCGAGAGCGCAACAAAGACTTGTTGATGCAATTGAGGCACCAAACCGAAAGACTATTGACTATCACCGGCACCAAAGGCAGCTCGGAGAATGATTCAAACCGGACAgcacaaaacaacacaacaaaaaaCCCAGGTCAGAATAAAGAAAAAAGCCCCTCTGCAGAGAACATGGTGACCCTGGTAGATGGTGACTTATGTACTGCCAGGTCTGTTCTCAGTAAACCTACTGTACAGTTCAAGGAGAGAGACAACACTGAAACACAGACAACAGCCCCACTGAGAACTGAAG GTGAGGCAGTGGAATCTGTGAATGTCACCCTCTGTCAAACCTCTACACCATACCTTATCACGGGAACCAAGCTTAAACCAGGCCAAGCTGCAGAGCACACTACTGTTCACACAGGATTGATTCAAGACCGAGGCAACGGCAGTCCAGCAAGTCTTGTCAGATCACTGGATATTAGGAGGCCCTATACCAGGCCTATTCGCTATAATCAGGAGAGTGACCGG AGGGAGGTGGGTAAAGTCACATTCCAATCCCCTGGACTGGAGCAGACATCAGCCTCAGACAGACAGCGTCTGCAGCCTTTACTGGGCTATGACTGGATAGCAG GGATTGTGGATGCAGAAAGCTCCTTGACAGAGCGCTCTGAGCAGTTCTTCAGTGATCTGCGCACTTTCCGACAGGTCAACAGAGATGAGTGTGTCCACAGCCAACAAGCAGG ATTATCTGAAGAGGACCTCTCACCCCCACCACTGTCAATAGAGAAGGAAGACCAACAGCACACCATGGATACTCACCAGT GTACGTTCTGTTACAGGATCAACAGCCGACTGTTCCCAACCCCGTTGGATTCTCAGGAGTCATGCCCTGTGTGTAAGAAGCCCAAATCCCAAATCCCCCACACTGTGGCTGAGCCAGCCTTTATCAG GGTCAGCATCCCTCGCTCCACGCTGTTGCCAGCATACCAGTACAAAGCCCATCGGAGGTGTAGCTTTGACCCCTCCGACACCCTGGGTCTACCATCG CACTGTCTGTCAGGCTGGTCTAACACAGTCCCCAGCACTGGGCCCCAGCTCAGCAGCCTGGATCTGAGGAGCTCTGTGGACATGAAGGCAGCATTCTGTGGAGTCCCCTCTGCACAGCCACAGTCTAAGGAGCAACTG GATCTTTCAGTGTCCAGAGTGTCTGGCAGTCAGCGCTCTGACCAGCTGCTCGACGTGTCTCGTTTGGCCGGCTACCGTTTCCAGCGCCTGCCTCCCAACAACAAACCACACAGCCCGTCCTACCCTGTGTTCTGA